One Tenrec ecaudatus isolate mTenEca1 chromosome 12, mTenEca1.hap1, whole genome shotgun sequence DNA segment encodes these proteins:
- the ADIG gene encoding adipogenin, with protein MKYPLVPLVNDLTFSFLVFWLCLPAGLLLFLLVIWLCFLLGQDSEEDDSSLCFDWEPWDKGLAEFCWEEVLDSQEEERLL; from the exons ATGAAGTACCCGCTGGTGCCACTGGTGAACGACCTCACcttttcctttctggttttctggCTCTGCCTGCCTGCGGGCTTGCTGCTGTTCCTGTTAGtcatctggctgtgcttcttactTGGCCAAG attcagaggaggatgaCTCCAGCTTATGCTTTGATTGGGAGCCCTGGGACAAAGGGCTGGCTGAGTTTTGCTGGGAGGAGGTGCTGGATAGCCAGGAGGAGGAGAGGCTCCTCTGA